The following proteins are encoded in a genomic region of Vicia villosa cultivar HV-30 ecotype Madison, WI unplaced genomic scaffold, Vvil1.0 ctg.001598F_1_1, whole genome shotgun sequence:
- the LOC131635951 gene encoding uncharacterized protein LOC131635951, with protein MVINCKTLYNCIIERPTLAELAVVPSTVHLKMKFYTKKGRVATIKANIEAARRIFDASMKGLQLITPPSIANKKPRAEDKLAREDLQQPTNVSSVNLDARFTKEELKNGEEPQPRTAHPVRPIPNGDFELVPLGNPDMAVKIGKDIPDLPRTQLVACLRANADLFAWSVAKMPGLNAEVACHHLSINPAAKAVVQRYNQIPMERCDKQCTTFMTESDNYYYNVMPFRLKNAGATYQRMMNKVFRGEIGDTLEVYMDDKIVKSREETDHTTHLERVFEQARSYKMRFNLEKCTFGVRAEINPSLKWDAHGAVSIRREIRPTRSPFFKLLRKETTFEWCEECEQALSHLKQVLLETPVLSRPGNDDLYLAVSNEAVSAALIREADDGKKPIYFTSKALQGPDVRYQQIEKVALALIIAARRLRYYFLAHTVVVRTDQPIKQLLGRPDMARRMLKWSLELSEFDIQYESRKALKAQALADFVAEMTSITSSPPSAENKWSLYGDGASSSSGCRAGVILENDEGLVIEVSLVLSFTTSNNQAEYEAFLPGLQLAENVGAQEVKIYTDFQLVASQVNGEYLALVKERMKNFARAEVEHIPREHNSRAGVLSKLASTRKKGGNKSVIQEILSKPSVDKNAPLTQVLAIGDDHCWMTPVYNFLTKDELPTDAKEASTIKRRACSYVIVEDKLYRRGFSTPLLKCVDASQALEILQELHEGINGQHLGGRSLARKALRARYYWSTMQQDAKEHIQKCDKCQRHANMHLAPPHELKSISSPWPFSTWGMDLLGPFPIGSYQNKYLVVAIDYFTKWIKAEALAKITAQNMLRFYKRNVLARFGVPQAIITDNGTQFTDRKFQEFVSKLGTKKHFTSVEHPQTNGQAEAANRVILRGLKRRLDEAKRAWVEELHSSPLEEELSDEAMREELDMVEEIRTGSSLREAKLKQQIALRHNTKVI; from the exons ATGGTGATCAACTGCAAAActctctacaactgcatcatcgaaCGACCCACTCTAGCCGAACTCGCGGTCGTCCCCTCGACCGTGCACctcaagatgaagttctacacaaaAAAGGGACGAGTAGCCACCATCAAAGCCAACATCGAAGCGGCCAGAAGGATATTCGACGCGTCGATGAAAGGACTACAGCTGATCACCCCTCCTTCTATCGCCAACAAGAAGCCAAGGGCCGAAGACAAGCTAGCTCGGGAAGACCTTCAGCAACCGACCAATGTCAGCTCAGTCAACCTTGACGCCCGTTTTACAAAAGAAGAACTGAAGAACGGCGAAGAACCGCAACCGAGGACAGCCCACCCCGTCCGACCAATTCCGAACGGCGACTTCGAGCTCGTCCCACTGGGCAACCCTGACATGGCGGTGAAGATTGGCAAAGACATCCCGGATCTGCCGAGGACACAACTCGTGGCTTGCCTTCGAGCCAACGCTGACTTGTTCGCATGGAGCGTAGCTAAAATGCCCGGACTCAACgccgaggtcgcctgccaccacctctccattaaTCCAGCTGCaaaggcagtagttcaac gttacaaccaaatccCCATGGAGAGATGTGACAAGCAGTGCACGACATTCATGACCGAATCAGACAACTATTACTACAATGTAATGCCCTTCAGACTCAAGAACGCAGGAGCcacttaccagcggatgatgaataaagtattccgaggagagatcggAGACACCCTCGAAGTGTACATGGACGACAAGATCGTCAAATCCCGAGAAGAAACTGACCACACCACGCATCTCGAACGAGTATTCGAACAGGCCAGGTCCTACAAGATGCGTTTCAACCTAGAAAAATGCACCTTCGGCGTCCGGGCAG AAATCAATCCAAGTCTTAAATGGGATGCTCACGGCGCTGTCTCGATTCGTCGCGAAATACGCCCAACACGATCTCCATTCTTTAAACTGCTGCGCAAAGAAACGACCTTCGAATGGTGCGAGGAGTGCGAACAAGCACTATCTCACCTCAAGCAAGTCCTTTTGGAAACACCCGTCCTGTCCCGACCAGGAAACGATGACCTCTACCTAGCCGTCTCGAACGAGGCAGTTAGCGCGGCCTTAATCCGAGAAGCCGATGACGGGAAGAAGCCCATATACTTCACCAGCAAGGCTCTACAAGGACCCGATGTGCGATATCAGCAAATCGAAAAAGTTGCCTTGGCACTAATAATCGCCGCTCGAAGgttgaggtactacttcctcgcccataccGTCGTCGTCCGAACCGACCAACCAATCAAACAACTCCTCGGCCGACCGGACATGGCCAGGAGAATGCTGAAATGGTCCCTAGAGCTATCCGAATTCGACATCCAGTACGAAAGCAGGAAAGCACTGAAAGCGCAGGCACTGGCCgatttcgtggccgagatgacctCGATCACCTCCTCCCCTCCTTCAGCCGAGAATAAGTGGTCCCTCTACGGAGATGGCGCCTCCAGCAGCTCAGGATGCAGAGCCGGTGTCATCTTGGAAAACGATGAAGGACTCGTCATTGAGGTATCCCTAGTATTATCCTTTACCACGTCaaacaaccaggccgaatacgagGCTTTCCTCCCCGGCCTGCAACTTGCTGAGAACGTAGGCGCTCAGGAAGTAAAGATTTACACTGACTTccaactcgtcgcatcccaaGTTAACGGCGAATACCTCGCGCTGGTCAAAGAGAGAATGAAAAACTTCGCAAGAGCAGAAGTCGAGCACATTCCTCGGGAGCATAATTCCCGAGCCGGCGTTCTCTCCAAACtcgcgagcacgagaaagaaaggtGGGAACAAGTCAGTAATCCAAGAAATCCTCTCAAAGCCAAGTGTGGATAAGAATGCACCCCTGACGCAAGTGCTCGCCATTGGCGACGATCATTGTTGGATGACCCCGGTGTATAATTTCCTCACAAAGGACGAACTGCCGACGGACGCAAAAGAGGCCTCCACGATCAAAAGACGGGCCTGTTCGTACGTCATCGTCGAGGACAAACTATACCGGCGAGGATTTTCCACCCCCCTTCTCAAATGCGTCGACGCCTCCCAAGCGCTCGAGATACTACAGGAACTTCACGAGGGGATCAACGGCCAACACCTCGGCGGTCGATCACTAGCGAGAAAGGCTCTCAGAGCCAGATACTATTGGTCAACCATGCAGCAAGACGCCAAAGAACATATCCAGAAGTGCGATAAGTGTCAACGTCATGCCAacatgcacctagctcccccGCACGAGCTTAAATCCATATCATCACCCTGGCCATTCTCCacatggggaatggacctcctcggaccattcccaATAGGATCGTACCAAAACAAGTACCTGGTGGtcgccatagactacttcactaaatggataAAGGCCGAAGCGCTCGCCAAGATCACAGCCCAAAACATGCTCCGTTTTTATAAACGAAATGTGCTCGCTCGGTTTGGGGTGCCTCAGGCAATAATAACCGATAACGGCACCCAATTCACCGATAGAAAGTTCCAAGAGTTCGTGTCCAAGCTCGGCACCAAGAAGCACTTCACTTCGGTAGAACACCCCCAAACCAACGGACAAGCGGAGGCGGCGAACCGAGTCATTCTCCGAGGGCTGAAACGAAGGCTCGACGAAGCTAAGAGAGCTTGGGTCGAGGAGCTGCACAGC TCACCTCTCGAAGAAGAACTCAGCGACGAAgctatgagggaagaactcgacatGGTCGAAGAGATCCGAACAGGGTCTTCCCTCCGTGAAGCCAAGCTAAAGCAACAGATAGCACTGCGCCATAATACCAAAGTCATCTAA